A DNA window from Bradyrhizobium barranii subsp. barranii contains the following coding sequences:
- a CDS encoding GFA family protein, whose protein sequence is MVRGSCLCGAVRFEIDQVRALTHCHCANCRKLTGAAFATYAHVDADKFRFVAGEDMTVAYESAPGSFRHRCKTCGCLTPGKASYLPTVSIPAGLLDDDPDVRPRLHVFTSSRAPWWTIQDDLPQHKKWVPGYEPKS, encoded by the coding sequence ATGGTTCGTGGAAGCTGCCTATGCGGCGCCGTGCGTTTCGAGATCGATCAGGTGCGTGCGCTCACGCATTGTCATTGCGCCAATTGCCGCAAGCTGACCGGTGCCGCCTTCGCCACCTACGCCCATGTCGATGCCGACAAGTTTCGCTTTGTTGCCGGCGAGGACATGACGGTGGCTTACGAATCCGCGCCGGGGAGCTTCCGCCATCGCTGCAAGACCTGCGGCTGCCTGACGCCGGGCAAGGCGAGTTATCTGCCGACCGTCAGCATTCCCGCCGGCCTGCTCGATGACGATCCCGATGTCAGGCCCCGCCTCCACGTCTTCACCTCGTCGCGCGCACCGTGGTGGACGATCCAGGACGATCTGCCCCAGCACAAAAAATGGGTGCCGGGATACGAACCCAAATCGTAG
- a CDS encoding sulfite exporter TauE/SafE family protein, with product MIDPLLILIAAVFLIAGFVKGVVGLGLPTVSMGLLAVNMAPSRAIAIVIVPAIVTNIWQTFAGPYLRDILRRLWPLMIGTVIGCWLNAGALTGPHARYGTIVLGILLVIYAIIGLSKFKFHVAPQNEKWVGGVVGVITGVISASTGVQVIPSMPFMQAIGMEKDELVQALGVFFTTATLALAFNLTAGGLLTPANAVPGAVGMAMAFAGMFVGQSVRARMPAEAFRRWFLIAMILLGVYLAGSALLKEFA from the coding sequence ATGATTGACCCGCTCCTCATCCTCATCGCCGCCGTCTTCCTGATCGCCGGATTCGTCAAGGGCGTGGTCGGGCTCGGCCTGCCGACCGTGTCCATGGGCCTGCTCGCGGTGAACATGGCGCCGAGCCGCGCGATCGCCATCGTGATCGTGCCCGCCATCGTCACTAATATCTGGCAGACCTTCGCCGGCCCCTATCTGCGCGACATCCTGAGGCGGCTGTGGCCGCTGATGATCGGCACCGTGATCGGATGCTGGCTCAATGCCGGCGCGCTGACCGGCCCGCATGCCCGTTACGGCACGATCGTGCTCGGAATCCTGCTCGTGATCTACGCGATCATCGGGCTCAGCAAATTTAAGTTCCACGTCGCGCCGCAGAACGAGAAATGGGTCGGCGGCGTGGTCGGCGTGATCACCGGCGTGATCTCGGCCTCGACAGGCGTGCAGGTGATCCCCTCGATGCCGTTCATGCAGGCGATCGGCATGGAGAAGGACGAGCTGGTGCAGGCGCTCGGCGTGTTCTTCACGACCGCGACGCTGGCGCTCGCCTTCAATCTCACCGCCGGCGGTTTGCTGACGCCGGCGAATGCCGTGCCGGGCGCCGTGGGCATGGCCATGGCCTTTGCCGGCATGTTCGTCGGCCAGTCGGTGCGGGCGCGGATGCCGGCGGAAGCGTTTCGCCGCTGGTTCCTGATCGCGATGATCCTGCTCGGCGTTTATCTCGCGGGCAGCGCGCTGCTGAAGGAGTTCGCCTGA